In Magnetospirillum sp. 15-1, the sequence GACCTCGGCCCGCTCGGCCACATGGCGCAGGCGGTCGAAATTCATGTTGGCGCCGCTGCTGATGGCGATCAGCGAGCCCGAACGGCGGGGATTGGCCTGGGCATAGGCCTTCAGACCGGCCAGCGAAAGGGCGCCGGCCGGTTCGGCCAGGACCCGCACGTCCTCGAAGATGTCCTTGATCCCGGCGCAGATGGCGTCGGTGTCGGCGACCATGACGCCGTCGAGCAATTGCCGGCAAAGCCGGAAGGTCTCCTCGCCCGCCTGACGGACGGCGACGCCGTCGGCGAACAGGCCGACCCGATCGAGCACCACCCTCTCGTCGGCCTCCAGGGCGGCCTTCATCGAGGCGGCATCGGTCGGCTCGACGCCGATCACCTTGGTTTCCGGCCGCAGGAACTTGACGTAGGAGGCGATGCCGGCCGCCAGGCCGCCGCCGCCCACCGGCACGAAGATCGCCTCGATGGGATCGGGGTGCTGGTGAAGAATCTCGACGCCGACGGTCCCCTGGCCGGCGATCACGTCGGGATCGTCGTAGGGGTGGACGAAGATCAGGCCGCGTTCCCGCTCCAACTGCCGGGCATGGGCATGGGCCTCGTCGAATGTGTCGCCGTACAGGACGGCGTTGCCTCCCCAGTACCGCACGGCCTCGACCTTGATGGCCGGGGTCGTTACCGGCATCACGATGGTGGCCTCGATGCCCAGCCGGTTGGCGGACAGCGCCACGCCCTGGGCATGGTTGCCCGCCGATGCGCAGATCACGCCGGCGGCCCTCGCCTCGTCGGACAACTGGGCGATGCGGTTATGGGCCCCCCGGATCTTGAACGAGAAAATCGGCTGCAGATCCTCGCGCTTGAGAAAAACCGGGCCGTCCAGCCGGCGCGCCAGCCGGACCATGGGGTCCAGCGGCGTCTGAAGCGCCACGTCATAGACACGGGCATTCAGGATCTTGCGAACATAATCAATCACATGGCACCTGTCGCGATATCGGCCCGAGGGGCGGTGGGCGCCATTCTAGGACAGTTGGGCGGCTAAAGAACTATCGCCGCCGCTATCAGCGCCGCTTTTCGAAGAAGGCCCTGAGCATCTCCGCCGAGCGGCTTTCCTCCAGCCCGCCATAGACCTCGGGGCGGTGATGGCAGGTGGCATGGTCGAAGACCTTGGCGCCGTGCTCGACGCCACCGCCCTTGGGGTCGTAGGCGCCGAAATACAGCCGGCGGATGCGGGCCAGGGAGATGGCCGCCGCGCACATGGGGCAGGGTTCCAGGGTGACGTAGAGGTCGCAGCCCTCGAGCCGCTTGTCGCCGAGCGCCGCCGCCTGACGGATGGCCAGCATCTCGGCGTGGGCCGTGGGATCGCCCAGTTCCTCCACCCGGTTGCCGGCCGTGGCGATGACGGCGCCGTCCCTGACGATCACCGCGCCCACCGGCACCTCGCCGCGGGCGCTCGCCGCCTCGGCCTCGGCCAGGGCGAGGGCCATGAAGCCGGAGCCGGCCACTATCGCCTGGCCGCCACCAGATCGGTCTTGGCGATGCGGCGCAACGAAACCTCCAGCCGGGCGTCGGCCTTGGCGATCTCCATCAGGGCGTCGCGGGTGAAGTCGATATGGGCCTCGGCGGCGGCCTTGGCG encodes:
- the ilvA gene encoding threonine ammonia-lyase, biosynthetic, with product MIDYVRKILNARVYDVALQTPLDPMVRLARRLDGPVFLKREDLQPIFSFKIRGAHNRIAQLSDEARAAGVICASAGNHAQGVALSANRLGIEATIVMPVTTPAIKVEAVRYWGGNAVLYGDTFDEAHAHARQLERERGLIFVHPYDDPDVIAGQGTVGVEILHQHPDPIEAIFVPVGGGGLAAGIASYVKFLRPETKVIGVEPTDAASMKAALEADERVVLDRVGLFADGVAVRQAGEETFRLCRQLLDGVMVADTDAICAGIKDIFEDVRVLAEPAGALSLAGLKAYAQANPRRSGSLIAISSGANMNFDRLRHVAERAEVGEAREILLAVTIPEVPGSYRRFIQVLGNRAITEFNYRYAGSSDAHVFVGLKLGDATREKAELVAQLERLSYGVIDISADETAKLHVRYMVGGRAPTLDDEIILRCEFPERPGALLGFLDGIGTDWNITLFHYRNHGADYGRVLVGVQVPQGDRAKFDARLVALGYPHEDETDNPAYRLFLRG
- a CDS encoding nucleoside deaminase; amino-acid sequence: MALALAEAEAASARGEVPVGAVIVRDGAVIATAGNRVEELGDPTAHAEMLAIRQAAALGDKRLEGCDLYVTLEPCPMCAAAISLARIRRLYFGAYDPKGGGVEHGAKVFDHATCHHRPEVYGGLEESRSAEMLRAFFEKRR